One region of Solanum pennellii chromosome 6, SPENNV200 genomic DNA includes:
- the LOC107023538 gene encoding protein FLUORESCENT IN BLUE LIGHT, chloroplastic-like — translation MAIMMKQGLLWSPCPHSISPKIQSFKQPIFQLTNKWRKEGEAMLKNSVTQEKSKKKGIATDFKEILQFRNSAATIIVANALMMTSPLDALAETCEVDNSPFNMLFNMPILLLVALIGATVGGLVARQRKAELQRLNEQLRQINAALRRQAKIESYAPNLSYAPAGGRVAETEVIVDPRKEELISRLKNGKKFLRNQAPDKAQLEFKAALDLAQNLKEPLREKKAARGLGASLQRQGNYREAIKYHSLVLELSARHGEDSGSTEAYGAIADCYTELGDLEQAAKYYDQYIARLETD, via the exons atggcaATAATGATGAAGCAAGGGCTTCTTTGGAGTCCTTGCCCTCATTCTATCTCACCCAAAATTCAATCTTTTAAACAACCCATTTTTCAGCTCACAAACAAATGGAGAAAAGAAGGAGAAGCTATGTTAAAGAACTCTGTTACCCAGGAAAAATCCAAAAAGAAAGGCATTGCCACTGATTTCAAG GAAATATTGCAGTTTAGGAACTCTGCAGCGACAATTATCGTGGCTAATGCATTGATGATGACTTCACCCTTAGATGCCTTGGCTGAAACATGTGAAGTTGATAATTCTCCCTTCAACATGCTCTTCAACATGCCCATACTGCTGCTTGTTGCGCTTATTGGGGCCACTGTTGGAG GACTAGTTGCGCGTCAGCGAAAAGCAGAATTGCAGCGGTTGAATGAACAGCTCCGCCAGATCAATGCCGCTCTACGAAGGCAAGCAAAGATTGAGTCTTATGCACCTAACTTAAGTTACGCTCCTGCTGGTGGCAGGGTTGCAGAAACTGAAGTAATTGTTGATCCAAGAAAGGAAGAATTAATATCTCGTTTGAAAAATGGGAAGAAATTTCTTAGAAACCAAGCGCCAGATAAGGCGCAATTGGAGTTTAAAGCTGCTCTCGACCTTGCACAAAATTTAAAGGAACCTTTAAGGGAAAAGAAAGCAGCTCGGGGCTTAG GGGCATCTTTACAACGGCAAGGCAATTACCGGGAAGCTATTAAGTACCACTCGCTGGTTCTTGAATTATCGGCAAGACATGGAGAGGATTCAGGTAGCACAGAAGCTTATGGAGCAATAGCTGATTGCTACACTGAGCTTGGAGATTTGGAACAAGCTGCAAAATACTATGACCAATATATTGCAAGATTAGAAACTGATTGA
- the LOC107021041 gene encoding uncharacterized protein LOC107021041, with translation MQTPQKVDMEVENSSQNLNLPESKSPVVKQGQVSSERRTRSQTGAVRREPLKKALNFVSKKSRVYGKNQVKKSKKRKRLKNADAGVVALPKRRKGNAGEAMDKALVVDLEPGEFCARPVRRYHPRVGAQTNVDAVKLLNEKLDAKQIQMFRETCFGHFLDLPQVVVQHQLAHSLLLREVVEEEEDALWISMKDISLRFGLVEFGIITGLKCTGDAYKCSDSDGTGQLMNTYFAELTRVPKQSLIECFHNKRWKSDEDAVKIAVLYFIHTFLFSTVSRKHISRDDFELVDSGAYATYPWGKAVFKATLKSVKGKLQGKPSMYRLGGLPLAFQCWFYECCPYVNNKIAFRVDDKVPRILSWKVTKQPSFKELLDGIFRLSQDQLKLRNISPTEFEKTTLGLPESTENERVNKVASGDVHLSDEDTSNPPPQASRKQLKTKRKPPLNNDDWSAELKRLSDGQLELKSELQMLNKEVVSINDCMKSSFTNVFKAIKSLSKKLGKRTASELDGGNDPHDRHGDSNSSEFSNSEDNGGEGQELGKDSIGDKDNNEKVKAAIGDVKDGKELEDPVEEVEKMDVSESQIPPGNAVSDHITPEQLTQPSHPAPVLESPQVNQDDTGVEGSSKKSSDVVDNADYGLLTEFDKWVAGEGMKKQSK, from the exons ATGCAAACTCCTCAAAAAGTCGATATGGAAGTGGAGAATTCTTCACAGAATTTGAATTTGCCGGAATCCAAATCGCCGGTGGTGAAACAGGGTCAAGTTTCCAGTGAAAGAAGAACTCGATCTCAAACGGGTGCTGTTCGTAGGGAGCCTCTGAAAAAAGCCCTAAATTTCGTTAGTAAGAAATCGAGGGTGTATGGGAAGAATCAGGTGAAAAAGTCGAAAAAGAGGAAGCGGTTGAAGAATGCTGATGCGGGTGTTGTTgctttacccaaaaggagaaaGGGGAATGCTGGAGAAGCGATGGATAAAGCTTTGGTCGTGGATTTGGAG CCCGGGGAGTTTTGTGCTCGACCAGTCAGGCGCTACCACCCAAGGGTTGGGGCACAAACTAATGTTGATGCTGTTAAGTTGTTGAATGAAAAGTTGGATGCTAAGCAGATTCAGATGTTCAGGGAAACCTGTTTCGGGCATTTCCTTGATTTGCCCCAAGTAGTGGTACAACATCAGTTGGCACACTCCCTACTGTTGAGGGAGGTGGTTGAGGAGGAAGAGGATGCGCTATGGATATCAATGAAAGATATCAGTCTGCGATTTGGGCTTGTCGAGTTTGGGATTATCACCGGGTTAAAGTGTACAGGTGATGCTTATAAATGCAGTGATTCCGATGGAACGGGCCAGTTAATGAATACATACTTTGCTGAACTTACCAGGGTGCCTAAGCAATCCTTAATTGAATGCTTCCATAATAAGAGATGGAAATCTGACGAGGATGCAGTCAAGATTGCTGTCCTGTATTTCATTCACACATTTCTGTTCTCCACTGTGAGTCGTAAACATATCTCAAGGGATGATTTTGAGCTCGTTGACAGTGGTGCATATGCAACATATCCTTGGGGGAAAGCTGTCTTTAAAGCCACACTGAAGTCTGTGAAGGGGAAGTTGCAGGGGAAGCCTTCGATGTACAGGCTTGGTGGATTACCATTGGCATTCCAGTGTTGGTTTTATGAGTGCTGCCCTTATGTTAATAATAAGATTGCTTTCCGAGTTGATGACAAAGTGCCCCGCATACTTAGCTGGAAAGTTACAAAGCAGCCAAGTTTTAAGGAGTTGTTGGATGGAATTTTCAGGCTGAGTCAGGATCAG TTGAAGCTGAGGAATATATCTCCGACAGAATTTGAGAAAACAACACTTGGCTTACCTGAATCAACTGAAAATGAAAGGGTTAATAAGGTGGCATCTGGAGATGTTCATCTTAGCGATGAAGACACTAGCAATCCACCTCCTCAAGCAAGTAGGAAGCAGCTTAAAACCAAACGTAAACCCCCTTTGAACAATGATGACTGGAGCGCCGAGTTGAAAAGACTGTCTGACGGACAGTTGGAGTTGAAGAGTGAGCTTCAGATG CTCAACAAGGAGGTAGTATCGATCAATGACTGCATGAAGTCATCCTTCACAAATGTTTTTAAAGCCATCAAGTCTCTGTCGAAGAAACTAGGAAAAAGGACTGCTTCCGAG CTTGATGGAGGAAATGACCCCCATGACAGACATGGCGACAGCAATTCTAGTGAGTTTAGTAATAGCGAAGACAATGGTGGCGAAGGGCAAGAGCTTGGTAAGGACTCTATTGGTGACAAGGACAATAATGAGAAAGTGAAAGCTGCTATTGGTGATGTTAAGGATGGGAAGGAACTTGAAGATCCTGTGGAAGAGGTTGAAAAGATGGACGTATCTGAGTCTCAGATTCCTCCAGGTAATGCGGTTTCAGATCACATCACACCAGAACAGCTGACACAACCAAGCCATCCTGCACCAGTTCTTGAGTCACCACAGGTGAACCAAGATGACACTGGCGTTGAAGGTTCTTCCAAGAAGTCGAGCGATGTTGTTGATAATGCTGATTATGGTCTGTTGACTGAGTTTGATAAGTGGGTTGCTGGCGAAGGAATGAAGAAACAAAGCAAGTAA